The genomic DNA CTCCACCCCAACCAAACTCTTCATCCTCAACCAGGTCCGCTATGCTATCCCATACCACACCCTCAAGCCTCAACCACACCCTTAATCCTAAACTGTACCTCATATCCTGCACCACATACACCATTTGATAACGCACCCTCCACCCCCCTCATTGCTCTTTCCCCCTTACAATGACAGTTCCAGATGATTTCATCCCATGCAGCAGAATGGCCACCATGGTAAACACCAACATAAGAGGCCCATACAGCTCTCCAGCGATTTTCTGCAGACAGAAGAGGGAGACATGAGATCTTTTCATCCATCACTGAACCAGATCGGGGGGTAGATTAGTCATGACTGGGCAGTCATACACACCTGGGGGAAGCTGATCATCTTTACAGGGATCATCGACTCCAGCAacctggggagggggtggggatggatggatgaaggggAAACAGGAAGAAATGTTACGCTGGTGAAAATGCATTGGGTCCCCAAAACACAGgaatatatagggggggggggacttctggaGACAGCCAAACAACATATTTATATTTCCCTAAATTACATGACAAGACAAATAACAAGAATTTCACACCTGATATTGTAAATAAAATGCTGAATACAGAAAATGCCTTTGTAAAGACCCGTGCAACTCCATAACTGTTCGCTGACGTGTGCAGATAATACTGCCCCTGTGTGCAACATTAATAATCCTCTTTCCCTCTGAACAGTCCTCAGACCTTCCACTTATATCTGTACTGGAGGTCTAATCCTCTGCGCTGTCACCACACCATAGGGGGTGCACTCACCGGTTCCGGACCTGTATGGGCTCCACATCAAAGTACGGGCGCAGGATGTCTATGTTGGCATAAAGATTAAAGGCCTTAGAGGCCTGCCGCTTCCCCGCCTGCCACATCTAAAGGAAGAAAAAGAGTGAGTGACCCCCACTGAGGAGACAGCAGGCAATACGAAGAGTGGGTGGGTTACCCGACCCCACACACAGAGGTCAGTCAGAAGTAAGGTCTGGATGGAGGGGAGAGCGTGAGGAGAAAAGGGTGCATGGTTGGGACATGGAGAACAGTGAGGGAGGAGAGATGGGTGGGTAACCCAGACTCAGAAGACAGCGGGTAAGGAAAAGTAGGGTGGATAAACAGACATGGTGGACAGTAGGTGAGCAGAAGAGGAGTGGGTAACCCAGAAACACAGGACAATGAGTGAAGAGAAGTGGGGTGGGTAACCAGACATTGTGGACAGTGGGTGAGAAGAAGAGGGGTGGGTAATCAGGACATGGTGGACAGTGAAtgaaaagaagaggaggggtgggtaACCGGACATTGTGGACAGTGAGTTAGGAGAAGATGGGTGGGTAACCAGACATTGTGGACAGtgggggagaagaagaggggtgggggagaagaagaggggtgggTAATCAGGACATGGTGGACAGTGGGTGAGGAGAAGAGGGGTGGGTAATCAGGACATGGTGGGCAGTGGGTGAGAAGAAGAGGGGTGGGTAACCGGACATTGTGGACAGTGGGTGAGGAGAAGTGGGGTGGGTAACCAGACACAGTGGACAGTGAGTGAGGAGAACAGGGGTGGGTAACCAGACATTGTGGACAGtgggggagaagaagaggggtgggTAATCAGGACATGGTGGACAGTGGGTGAGGAGAAGAGGGGTGGGTAATCAGGACATGGTGGACAGTGGGTGAGAAGAAGAGGGGTGGGTAATCAGGACATGGTGGACAGTGGGTGAGAAGAAGAGGGTGGGTAACCAGACATAGTGGACAGTGGGTGAGAAGAAGAGGGGTGGGTAATCAGGACATGGTGGACAGTGGGTGAGAAGAAGAGGGTGGGTAACCAGACATGGTGGACAGTGGGTGAGAAGAAGAGGGGTGGGTAACCAGACATGGTGGACAGTGGGTGAGAAGAAGAGGGGTGGGTAACCAGACATGGTGGGCAgtgggtcagtggaagaagggtgggTGAGAAGAAGAGGGGTGGGTAACCAGACATGGTGGGCAGTGGGTCAGGGGAAGAAGGGTGGGTGAGAAGAAGAGGGGTGGGTAACCAGACATGGTGGACAGTGGGTGAGAAGAGGGGTGGGTAACCGGACATTGTGGACAGTGGGTGAGAATAAGATGGGGAGGTAACCAGGACACAGGAGCTGACACTTACCTCACCGGCCACTTGGCGCCCCAGCTGACCCTTTATCCCCTTCATGCCCAGGAAGGCTCCGTCCTCATCGCCCTCCTCGGGGACGCCGTCCGCTTCGCCCTctacctcctcctcgtcctccttcaTCCTCTGGTGGATCTCCCCCATGTCCTCAAAGCTAGAGCCAGACGTGTCATCCATGTTCTCCATGTCAATCACCGCAGCCCCACCCCCGCTCTGCAAGAGAAACAATACCCCCCATCAGTGAGTGGAGTATGGTGGTGGAGGGTCTTctgaggtatggggggggggacaagtgGTGTTGGGTGAGGTCACCGACATGCCATGAAGAGGGGGAATCAATATGGGGGAGTGGATGGACATGGAGGAAGACCCCCCAAATTGGTCAGGAATAGTGGTGGGAAAAGGGGGACCCCCCATAGGTGggcagtaaggggggggggggctttagtgGTGGCAGGAAGGTGGTGGTGGGGTGGTATATGAAGGGAGACCCCCCCAGGTGGTGGTGGGATGTCAGTATTAGTTGGGCCTATTGTTGGGGATAGGGGGTTCCCAGATATGGAAGGAGACtcctggaggtgggggagggggcttATATCTATGGAGGAGGGTAATGTGGTATGGGGGATCTCCTGTATTTGGGGGGTATTAATGGAGACAGTGATAGGGGAGAGGCCGGCATTTAGAGGTCACCTGCACATCGTCCTGGAAGCCCCCCCAGTCTGGGAGGTTCCTGCCCCCCGGAGCCGCCATTCTGCCCCTCTCGGGGTATCTGCGATCCTCTTCCTGACACCCGGAAGTAAACAGGATACGTGGAGGGGCGGAGCTGTAAGCTGAATCTCCCCGGTGACTTGTTTAGGGGGCGGGTCCGGACGGCCATATTGCTGGAGACAGGCTGTCAAAAAGGTAGGTGGGGTTCGGTCGCCATATTGGATGTGGCAGAGGTAGGCGGGTCCCGTAGGAGGAGTCAGAGATggcggcggtggagcagatgagaagccGCGTGCAGCTGAAAGAATTCTCACTGCAGAATGTGAGTGACCGACCGGGGACCTACCGTCTACTGCCCACCTACCGCACACACCACCTACTGCCCACCCAACTACGCACCACCTACCGTCTACTGCCCACCCAACTACGCACCACCTACCGTCTACTGCCCACCCAACTACGCACCACCTACCGTCTACTGCCCACCCAACTACGCACCACCTACCGTCTACTGCCCACCCAACTACGCACCACCTACCGTCTACTGCCCACCCAACTATGCACCACCTACCGTCTACTGCCCACCCAACTATGCACCACCTACCGTCTACTGCCCACCCAACTATGCACCACCTACCGTCTACTGCCCACCCAACTATGCACCACCTACCGTCTACTGCCCACCCAACTATGCACCACCTACCGTCTACTGCCCACCCAACTACGCACCACCTACCGTCTACTGCCCACCCAACTATGCACCACCTACCGTCTACTGCCCACCCAACTACGCACCACCTACCGTCTACTGCCCACCCAACTATGCACCACCTACCGTCTACTGCCCACCCAACTATGCACCACCTACCGTCTACTGCCCACCCAACTATGCACCACCTACCGTCTACTGCCCACCCAACTATGCACCACCTACCGTCTACTGCCCACCCAACTATGCACCACCTACCGTCTACTGCCCACCCAACTATGCACCACCTACCGTCTACTGCCCACCCAACTACGCACCACCTACCGTCTACTGCCCACCCAACTACGCACCACCTACCGTCTACTGCCCACCCAACTATGCACCACCTACCGTCTACTGCCCACCCAACTAAGCACCACCTACCGTCTACTGCCCACCCAACTACGCACCACCTACCGTCTACTGCCCACCCAACTATGCACCACCTACCGTCTACTGCCCACCCAACTATGCACCACCTACCGTCTACTGCCCACCCAACTACGCACCACCTACCGTCTACTGCCCACCCAACTACGCACCACCTACCGTCTACTGCCCACCCAACTACGCACCACCTACCGTCTACTGCCCACCCAACTACGCACCACCTACCGTCTACTGCCCACCCAACTACGCACCACCTACCGTCTACTGCCCACCCAACTACGCACCACCTACCGTCTACTGCCCACCCAACTACGCACCACCTACCGTCTACTGCCCACCCAACTACGCACCACCTACCGTCTACTGCCCACCCAACTACGCACCACCTACCGTCTACTGCCCACCCAACTACGCACCACCTACCGTCTACTGCCCACCCAACTACGCACCACCTACCGTCTACTGCCCAGCACCACCTACCGTCTACTGCCCACCCAACTACGCACCACCTACCGTCTACTGCCCACCCAACTACGCACCACCTACCGTCTACTGCCCACCCAACTACGCACCACCTACCATCTACTGCCCACCCAACTACGCAACACCTACCGTCTACTGCCCACCCAACTACGCAACACCTACCGTCTACTGCCCAGCACCACCTACCATCTACTGCCCACCCAACTACGCACCACCTACCATCTACTGCCCACCCAACTACGCACCACCTACCGTCTACTGCCCACCCAACTACGCACCACCTACCGTCTACTGCCCACCCAACTACGCACCACTTAACGTCTACTGGCCACCCAACTACGCAACACCTACCGTCTACTGCCCACCCAACTACGCACCACTTAACGTCTACTGGCCACCCAACTACGCAACACCTACCGTCTACTGCCCACCCAACTACGCACCACCTACCGTCTACTGCCCACCCAACTACGCACCACCTACCGTCTACTGCCCACCCAACTACGCACCACCTACCGTCTACTGCCCACCCAACTACGCACCACCTACCGTCTACTGCCCACCCAACTACGCACCACCTACCGTCTACTGCCCACCCAACTACGCACCACCTACCGTCTACTGCCCACCCAACTACGCACCACCTACCGTC from Aquarana catesbeiana isolate 2022-GZ linkage group LG04, ASM4218655v1, whole genome shotgun sequence includes the following:
- the YIPF3 gene encoding protein YIPF3, giving the protein MAAPGGRNLPDWGGFQDDVQSGGGAAVIDMENMDDTSGSSFEDMGEIHQRMKEDEEEVEGEADGVPEEGDEDGAFLGMKGIKGQLGRQVAGEMWQAGKRQASKAFNLYANIDILRPYFDVEPIQVRNRLLESMIPVKMISFPQKIAGELYGPLMLVFTMVAILLHGMKSSGTVIVEGTLMGTAIGTCFGYWLGVSSFIYFVAYLCNSQITMLQTLSLLGYGLFGHCIVLLITYNIHFHSLFYIFWLVIGGMSTLRMVAVLLSRTVGQTQRLILCGILVALHMLFLLYLHFAYHKVVEGILDTLDGQNMPPPFQRVARDLSLDTNSVLNVTLQALPAQSG